In a single window of the Heliangelus exortis chromosome 1, bHelExo1.hap1, whole genome shotgun sequence genome:
- the RLIG1 gene encoding RNA ligase 1 yields the protein MRRRGAVQRKVPCLFVTEVKEEPSAKRENQPFKVLATETINGKALEADIYNAIPTEKVDGTCCYVTTYKGQPYLWARLDRKPNKQAEKRFRRFLYSLEDCKEFVWNVEEDFKPVPSTWIPAKDIEFSNGNPLPDENGHMPGWVPVEKNSKQYCWHSCVVSYEPGIALVLKHHADPGLLEISPVPLSEISEQTLELIGTNINANPYGLGSKKQPVHLLVPHGAFEIKNPPTLKQNDILSWFEGCSEGQVEGIVWHCHDGSLIKLHRHHLGLRWPLAETYLNSQPVVISFNRTKYDCDFEPKSLFHHFSNLDGQRFDRLKDIKFND from the exons ATGCGGCGCCGGGGCGCGGTACAGCGGAAGGTGCCGTGTCTGTTTGTGACCGAGGTGAAGGAGGAGCCGTCGGCCAAGCGGGAGAACCAG CCATTTAAAGTTTTGGCAACTGAAACTATAAATGGAAAGGCGTTAGAGGCAGATATATACAATGCAATTCCTACTGAAAAAGTGGACGGAACCTGCTGTTATGTAACTACCTATAAAG GGCAACCGTATCTATGGGCCAGGCTGGATcgaaaacccaacaaacaagctgaaaaaaggTTTAGGAGATTCTTGTATTCATTGGAGGATTGCAAAG AATTTGTTTGGAACGTTGAAGAGGATTTCAAGCCTGTTCCCAGTACTTGGATTCCAGCAAAGGACATAGAATTCTCTAATGGCAATCCCTTGCCTGATGAAAATGGACATATGCCAG GTTGGGTGCCTGTGGAGAAAAACAGTAAGCAGTATTGCTGGCACTCATGTGTTGTAAGTTATGAGCCTGGAATAGCACTGGTACTGAAACACCATGCTGACCCAGGGCTTCTTGAAATCAGTCCGGTGCCCTTATCAGAAATTTCAGAACAAACATTGGAGCTGATTGGGACTAATATTAATGCAAATCCATATG GATTAGGAAGCAAGAAGCAGCCTGTACATCTTCTCGTACCACATGGAGCATTTGAAATAAAGAATCCACCTACTCTGAAACAAAATGACATACTGTCTTGGTTTGAAGGCTGCAGTGAGGGTCAAGTTGAAGGAATTGTGTGGCACTGCCATGATGGGTCTTTAATTAAG ctcCATCGCCATCATCTCGGCTTACGCTGGCCACTTGCAGAGACATACCTGAATTCTCAGCCTGTTGTAATTTCTTTCAATAGAACAAAATATGACTGTGACTTTGAACCAAAGAGTTTATTTCACCATTTTTCAAATTTGGATGGTCAAAGATTTGACAGACTCAAAGACATCAAGTTTAATgattga